ATTTTTCAAGACCACCGTACGCTTCAATAGCCGATTTTACGTTTCCTACAGGCTCATTGCTTCCCCCTGGAGTTAAGATTTCCCAGAATAAAGAGTGATTGAAGTGTCCTCCTCCATTATTTCTTACCGCTAGCTTGTCTGTTCCAGTCTGGCAGATTTCTTCTATCGTTTTTCCTTCTAGGTCAGTTCCTTTAATTGCATTATTTAAATTGTCAATATATGCCTGGTGGTGCTTAGTGTGGTGGATTTCCATTGTTTTAGCATCAATCGTTGGCTCTAATGCGTCGTAAGCATATCCTAGTTTTGGTAATTCAAATGACATAATTTTATTTTTAATGTTATTACCCAAATTTAACCATTATTTAAACTATTTTCAAAAAATGGGGATTACTTTAATAAATCTTTAACATTGATATATTGATTTAGAAGGAATTAAATTTTTAAGTAATGAAGTTGGAGGCTGGAAGATGGAAGTTTTATTCTTGTTAAATCTTAATAAATATTTTTACAATTGGTAATCACAAAGACACAATTTGTATAAAAGGCCACTGCTTTTAAGACGCAAGGATTTTATCTTCGATAAAATTTAATACTGTAGAAATTCGCACTAAAATATTCCACTACTTTTTAATTATTATTAAAAAAAATAAACCACAATAATTAAAAACCTTCCCACCTCCAACATCCATCTTCCTGCCTAAAAAAGCCAAAAAGCACGAACATTACTGCCCGTGCTTTTCATTTAACAAAATTAAATTAATTATTTATTCATAGACATCAGGAATTCCTCATTATTCAGGGTTCCTTTGATATTTTTACTTACAAATTCCATCGCTTCAATAGGATTCATTTCAGAAAGATACTTTCTCAGGATCCACATTCTCTGAGACGTAACTTCATCAAGAAGCAAATCATCTCTACGAGTACTTGAAGCTACCAGATCAATTGCCGGATAAATTCTTCTGTTGGCAATTTTTCTATCTAATTGAAGTTCCATGTTACCTGTTCCTTTGAATTCTTCAAAGATCACTTCGTCCATTTTAGAACCTGTATCAATAAGAGCGGTTGCGATAATCGTTAAAGACCCTCCACCTTCAATTTTTCTGGCTGCCCCGAAGAATCTTTTCGGTTTGTGAAGAGCATTGGCATCAACACCTCCAGATAATACTTTTCCTGACGCAGGCGTCACTGTATTATAAGCTCTTGCTAATCTGGTAATTGAATCCAAAAGAATTACTACATCATGGCCACATTCTACCATTCTTTGAGCCTTTGCCAAAACAAGATTCGCCACTTTTACGTGCTTATCCGCAGCTTCATCAAAAGTAGACGCAATCACTTCTGCATTCACGCTTCTTTCCATATCAGTAACCTCTTCCGGACGTTCGTCGATCAAAAGCACCATCATATATACTTCAGGATGATTGGCTGCAATAGAATTGGCAATATCTTTCAGCAACATCGTTTTACCCGTTTTTGGCTGAGCAACGATCATGGCTCTCTGTCCTTTTCCGATAGGCGCAATTAAATCTACAATTCTCGTAGCCATTGTAGCGCCTTTTCCTGCTAAATTGAATTTTTCTTCAGGGAAAAGTGGGGTTAAATATTCAAAAGCCACACGATCTTTGATGAAAGCAAGATCCCGGCCATTTACTTCTGTTGGTTTTAATAAAGAGAAATATTTTTCACCTTCTTTCGGAAGTCTTACAATTCCTCTTACGGTATCTCCGGTTTTCAGACCAAAATTTCTGATCTGCGCCGTAGAAACGTATACGTCATCCGGCGAAGAAATGTAACTGAAATCTGAAGAACGTAAAAATCCGTAGTTATCCGGTAAAATTTCCAATACCCCTTCAATGCTTACCATTCCGTCGAAACTGAACTCTTTTTTCTGTTCGTGATGTTCCTCCGCTCTTTCAGAATGTTGCTGCTGTTGCTGTCTATTCTGATTTTGGTTTTGATTCGGGTTCTGGTTTTGATTTCTATTTTGGTTTCCGTTGTTATGCGGATTGTTTTGTTGTCCTTTTTGAGGTCTTGCCTGATTTCTTTGTTGAGGAATATTAGACTTTTCTTCTGCGGGAGCAGATTCTTCGGACTCGGTATTTTTAGGAGTTTCCTTTTTCTCCTGCGGTATTTCTGTCTGAGCGGCAGGAGTTACCGAAACTCTTTTTCTTTTAGGCTTGGGCTGTGCGGCAGCGGCTTCCTCCGGAGTCATGACCGGCTCTACCTTTTGCTCCGCTTTTTGTTCTTCAGCAACAACTTCTTTCACTTCCGCCTCAGGCTTTTCATCAGTCTTCAGTTTTATGTCTGCCGGAGCTTTTGCTTCTGCTTTCGGTTTGGCTGCAGTCTTTTTGGGAGCCGCCTTCCGGGCGGTTGCCTTGACTGGTTTTTCTGCCGTTATTTCCTCAGTTGGGGTACTGGTCTCTGTGGTGTTGAAATAATCTTTTGCCACTTTGGGATTTGAGGCCTGAAAGTCAAGAATTGCAAAGATTTTGTCATTTTCATTGCTGTTTCTTGCAACTTTAACGCCCAAATCTTTTAAGATTTTAGTCAACTCCGTTACGGATTTTGACCTTAACGTTTCAATGTTAAACATATTTAATGTAAAAAATGTAATTAATTGTGAATAAGAAAAGTAAGTCCGGTGACTGTTATTTTCAAGTGCATTCGTATAATGCAAATCTACACTTATTTTTGAATTGTGCAAAATTTATATTACTTTTGCCAAGTATTTAATATTCAATGCTACAAAGAATACAGACTATATGGACTTTTTTAGCAGTTTTGGCTGCCGTGTTCCTGTTCGTTACAGGACAGGATGTTATCATATCTGATAGCATTCCGGTGCTGAATATAGGTTGTGTAGTACTTGTTTTGGTGGGATTGCTGAGTGTTTTCAGCTTTAAAAACAGAAAAAGACAAATTTTGCTGAATAATATCAGCATCATTATAAACGCTTTGTTGATTGGTGTATTGATTTACTGGTTACTAAAATTATCCGGAGGAGTGCAAATTCCTGAGAAGGGTATTGAGCCAATTTTCCCATTGATCGCGATTATTTGTTTGATTATTTCAAACATCTATATCAAGAAAGATGAGAGGCTCGTAAAATCTGTAGACAGACTTCGATAACCTTACAACGATTTTTTGAGTGAGAACAGCTTCTTTTTAGGAGCTGTTTTTTTTATTTTATAGCTTGAAAAGTTTTGTCAAACTTTAAAACTTTGACAAAGCTCTGACGTTAAAATCCCAGAAAGATGCAAAAAGTAAAAATTCAAATGCAACATTTCTATTTTAACTGCGACATATTATTTATTAAATTTGATCTAAAATGAAAAAACTTACCTACCTCACCTTTTCACTTTTCTCGATATTCACTTTTGCACAAGAAGTTTCAAAAGAAAGAGTTCAAACTGTACTTTCAACACTGGCCTCAGATGAAATGAAAGGTCGCGAAATAGGAACTCAGGAAAATGAAAATGCCGCCAATTATATTGCTAAACTTTTCAAGGAAAATAATTTAGACTATTGTACTGGAAATTCCTACTTAGTTCCATTCGATTATAAAGGAAAAACAGCGTACAACGTTTGTGGAGTTAAAAAAGGAAAAACTGATAAATATCTAGGATTCTCAGGACATTTCGATCATATTGGCGTTAGCGAAAAAGAAGGAACTGACACTATTTACAACGGCGCAGATGACGATGCCAGCGGAATTACAACTTTTGTAGGTATTGCAGATTATTTCAAAAATAAAAAGCCAGATTTCTCAATGGTTTTTATGGCATTTAATGGTGAAGAGAAAGGTATGCTGGGTTCAAAAGCCATTTCTACAGATAAAAATTTAGATAAAATTTATAATAACATGACTGCTCTTTTCAATTTTGAAATGGTAGCCACAGAATCTGAATTTGGTAAAAATGCAGTTTTCATGACGGGAGATGAATTTTCAGATCTTGCAGAGCTCTTCAATAAAAATGCAGCAAACGGATTAAAAATATATCCCGATCCGTATGCTAAAGAACAATTATTTTACAGATCAGATAATGTAAGTTTCGTGAAAAAGAAGATTATTGCCCATTCTATTTCTACAGCAGATATGAGCAAAATAACGCATTATCATCAACTTAATGATGATGTAAATGTGGTGGATTTTGATAACCTTACAACCCTTATCAACAATTTCGCAAAGACTTTTGAAAAGCTTAACACAAAGAACTTTGCTCCAAAATATAATGATACAGTAAAGTTTTAATAAAATTTAATGATAACCAAAGACCTTCACCTGCGAAGGTCTTTTATTTTATTCATAAGATAAATATTACAATTCCCCTCCTATTTTGATCTAAAACTGTAACAAAAGCAAAAGAATATTCACCTATTATATAAAGTAAAACGTTACACAAAACGTCTTATCATTTAAATTACGTAATTTTGCTATCCAATTTTTTCATTGAATGAATCAATATATTAAAATATTAAAGTTCGCGAGGCCTCATCAAAAATACATTTACGGAAGTTTATTCTTCAACATTATGTATTCTGTATTTCAGATTGCGTCTCTGGGAACGATTCTTCCGGTTTTAGGAATGCTTTTCGGAACCATTGAAGCTAAAAAATACAAAAGCGCGCCCGTATATTCCGGAGACATTTTAGATTTCTTTGATTATGCTAAAGAATATGCCAATTATTATGTTCAGAGCTTAGTAACAGAATATGGCGCACTTAATGTGTTGGCATGGCTTTGTATCATCACGGCATTTATGTTCTTACTGAGAAACCTTTTCAGATATTTGGGATCTTTTTTACTCATCAATTACCGTGTAGGTGTTACCAAAGACCTTCGTGGAGCGATGTACAGAAAAATTCTTTCTTTGCCTGTTTCTTTTTTTACAGAAAGCAGAAAGGGAGATCTTATGTCCCGTATGTCGAATGACGTGGGCGAAGTGGAAGGAAATATTTTAGGAAGCTTGGTTGAATTAATCAACGCTCCTTTTATGTTGATCAGTACTTTAGTGACCTTATTCTGGCTCAGTACAGAAATGACGCTTTTCTCACTTTTGGTATTACCAGTAATGGGAACTATGATCGCTTTGATCGGGAAAAGCCTGAAAAAAGATTCCCACGAAGCACAAAACGAGATGGGAAACATCTTCTCTATTGTGGATGAAACGTTAAAATCGACCAAAGTTATCAAGATTTTCAGCGCTGAAAAAATAATGGACAACCGTTTTATGCAGTCCATGCAAAAATGGATTAACAGTTCCATCAGATTAGGCAGAAAAAAAGAATTAGCCTCGCCTATGAGCGAATTTTTGGGTTCTGTTACCTTCTTAATTATCGCCTGGTACGGAGGAAAACAAATCATCGTAGAGCAAAGTATTTCGCCCGCTGATTTCCTTGTTTTCTTAGGAATTTTCTTCCAGATCCTGCCTCCTATTAAGACTTTATCCTCTTCTATCTCCAACGTTCAGAAAGGAGAAGCTTCTCTGGAAAGAGTATTGGATATATTGGATGCTGATGTGAAAATCGACGAGGTTGCCAATCCCGTTTCTATTACAACCCTTGATCATTCCATTGAATTTAATAATATTGGTTTTTATTACGATAGAGACCACACGATTCTTAAAAACTTTAGTCTAAGCATTCCGAAAGGTAAAACAGTAGCTCTTGTAGGGCAAAGTGGAAGTGGTAAAACAACCATTGCTAACCTTTTAGCAAGATTTTATGATGTTTCGGAAGGTGAAATTTTAATCGATAAAACCAACATCAAAAATTTAAAGCTTAAAGAATATCGCCAGTTATTAGGAATGGTTACTCAGGAATCTGTGCTGTTTAACGATACCGTTTACAATAATATTCTGATGGGTAAACCTGATGCCACGAGAGAGGAAGTAATTGCTGCCGCAAAAATTGCCAATGCAGACGACTTTATTACAAGACTTCCTCAAGGCTATGATTCTAATATCGGAGATGATGGAGGGAAGCTTTCCGGAGGTCAGAAACAAAGGGTTTCTATCGCAAGAGCGGTATTGAAAAACCCACCAATTATGATTCTGGATGAAGCGACTTCTGCCTTGGACACAGAATCCGAAAGATTTGTTCAGGATGCGTTGGAAAAAATGATGGAAAACAGAACTTCCCTGGTGATCGCTCACCGCCTTTCAACCATTCAAAAAGCTGACTGGATCGTTGTAATGGAAAAAGGTGACATCGTGGAACAGGGAACTCACCACGAGCTTATTGCCCAAAAAGGAACCTATCAAAAATTGGTGGAGCTCCAGAATTTCGACTAAAATCTAAAGGTTTGAAGCCAGAAGAAGAAAGGCTGGGAGTATGTTAGCCTCACTATTATCTTTTTGCTTCCGACCAAGTAAAACATAAAAAATGAACCCAATACAAGAGTATTTCTACAGAATCGAAGAGCCTGAGAGAAGTACTCTTCTTTTTTTACGCAAAAAGATCCTGGAATCTGATACAGAATATATTACTGAAACGCTGAGCTTCGGGTTGCCGTTTTTTAAGTATAAAAAGAAAATGTTGTGCTATCTCTATTACAGCAAAAAGCACAAACAACATTACATCAGTTTTTATCACGGTGATCGGCTGGACCATCCTTTACTGCTTCAGGAAGGCAGAAAGAAGTTTAAAATCCTCTTAATTGATATGGAGGAGGATTTGCCGGTGGAATTGATTTTGGAGTTGATAAATGAAGTTAAGAAATATATCAGATAGGTTGCAGATTTTAGGTATTAGATTGCAGTAATTTGAGTGTTTTAGATTTTGGTTAAAGCCAAATCTGATGGTTTTACATTTATTAAACGGGCTAAAGCCCGTTCCTATTGATAAGAATTTCGCATTTTAAATTCAAAGTAATTAGTCGCTCCTTAAAAAGCTGTTTTTTGACTTTGAAAATTATATTTGCCTAAAAAGATTCGGAGAACAAGTTCGAGCCAAAGAAGAATTTGTTGTTTGATTTGATTCAATCTCATCTTCAAATTGTATCCAATCCCTGCTAATAATGCATTATTAATATCTCCAGCCACTCCTTTCAGGAAGTTTAATCCTAAGGAGTGGTTTCTTTTTAAATGAGAGATACAAGGTTCTATGGCTGCTCTTGCCCGGAATCTTAATCTGGCTACTTGTTGCCCATATTTTGTTTTTTCTTTTTTTGCGGGAAGCAAAATTGCTGTTCCTTCCACTTCTTTGATTCCTTTAAATCCTCTGTCTGTAGTGGCTTTCGTAGGTCTTGTTCCGCCAACGGATTTTCTTACCCTCTCACTCTGTGCCAATGATTCTTCAAGAGTTTTACTATCGTGAGGATTGCCAGAAAATCTCTTTACCGAGCTGATGATCCCTGTTTTCCGACCTCTTACTACTGCTACTTTTGTCCCAAACTCGTATGCTTTTCCCGATTTTCCTTTCGCAATACACGCAACTTGTGGCTCGTGAAGACTGTAAATTTTATCTTTCGTGGTACGTTCTTGGGTGAGTGCTTTAAGGTAAATTTTAAAAACGTCTTCGTAGCCTTTCAAAACATCTTTAGGAAGTTTTCTTTCCAATTCCCGAAGAACTCTTTTACCAATCGTCCTGAGCTTTTTCCTCGCCATTTTTGCCTTCTTCTGTCTTCTGGGATGATGTCCAAAAAAAGCGTCCCGCAATAATTGTTTGCTCACTCTTCTGTAGCTTTGTCTTTGTACAACGCTCTCTTTTTCTGCTATTTTTCTACAATTGTCGATTACTTTTTTTGCTAATTTGGCATCGGTAGGAAAGGTAATGTTCTTCTCCTGAACCGTCGTATCTACCTGAACTTCATCTTCTGTTTTGGCTTTGGGATGGAGAGAAACGCTTTGTCCCAAAAGAAATTCCAAACCCTTATCTCCAATTCTTTTTCTGAAGTGTACAAAATTGCTCGGATCGAAAGGCTGCTCTGTCTGGAAAAAGGTTTCTCCGGTAAAATATTGCCAATACGCATTCTCAATCCATCTCTCTATTACACTTTCATCACTTTCTTTAAACATTTCCTTGAGCAAAAGCATTCCTGCTATTTTACGGATAGCAATAGAAGGTCTTCCGTTTTCTGAAAATAATTTCTCAAACTCTGACTCCATTTTATCCCAGGAAATCTCCCCAGCTAATTTTACCACCGGATGCTCCATATTAATAAGCTCCGTAAGCCTGGTCTTGAATAAATTCTGCTGTAAATCCTCTCTTATTTTGCCTAACATTTTGCCACTTTTTATATCCTAAAAATACAATTTATTGCAATTTTTTACAACGATTTTTTACGAAATATAAGTGCATAAAAACTGATAATCAAAATAT
The sequence above is a segment of the Chryseobacterium sp. MYb264 genome. Coding sequences within it:
- a CDS encoding M28 family peptidase; this translates as MKKLTYLTFSLFSIFTFAQEVSKERVQTVLSTLASDEMKGREIGTQENENAANYIAKLFKENNLDYCTGNSYLVPFDYKGKTAYNVCGVKKGKTDKYLGFSGHFDHIGVSEKEGTDTIYNGADDDASGITTFVGIADYFKNKKPDFSMVFMAFNGEEKGMLGSKAISTDKNLDKIYNNMTALFNFEMVATESEFGKNAVFMTGDEFSDLAELFNKNAANGLKIYPDPYAKEQLFYRSDNVSFVKKKIIAHSISTADMSKITHYHQLNDDVNVVDFDNLTTLINNFAKTFEKLNTKNFAPKYNDTVKF
- a CDS encoding ABC transporter ATP-binding protein, whose product is MNQYIKILKFARPHQKYIYGSLFFNIMYSVFQIASLGTILPVLGMLFGTIEAKKYKSAPVYSGDILDFFDYAKEYANYYVQSLVTEYGALNVLAWLCIITAFMFLLRNLFRYLGSFLLINYRVGVTKDLRGAMYRKILSLPVSFFTESRKGDLMSRMSNDVGEVEGNILGSLVELINAPFMLISTLVTLFWLSTEMTLFSLLVLPVMGTMIALIGKSLKKDSHEAQNEMGNIFSIVDETLKSTKVIKIFSAEKIMDNRFMQSMQKWINSSIRLGRKKELASPMSEFLGSVTFLIIAWYGGKQIIVEQSISPADFLVFLGIFFQILPPIKTLSSSISNVQKGEASLERVLDILDADVKIDEVANPVSITTLDHSIEFNNIGFYYDRDHTILKNFSLSIPKGKTVALVGQSGSGKTTIANLLARFYDVSEGEILIDKTNIKNLKLKEYRQLLGMVTQESVLFNDTVYNNILMGKPDATREEVIAAAKIANADDFITRLPQGYDSNIGDDGGKLSGGQKQRVSIARAVLKNPPIMILDEATSALDTESERFVQDALEKMMENRTSLVIAHRLSTIQKADWIVVMEKGDIVEQGTHHELIAQKGTYQKLVELQNFD
- the rho gene encoding transcription termination factor Rho, with translation MFNIETLRSKSVTELTKILKDLGVKVARNSNENDKIFAILDFQASNPKVAKDYFNTTETSTPTEEITAEKPVKATARKAAPKKTAAKPKAEAKAPADIKLKTDEKPEAEVKEVVAEEQKAEQKVEPVMTPEEAAAAQPKPKRKRVSVTPAAQTEIPQEKKETPKNTESEESAPAEEKSNIPQQRNQARPQKGQQNNPHNNGNQNRNQNQNPNQNQNQNRQQQQQHSERAEEHHEQKKEFSFDGMVSIEGVLEILPDNYGFLRSSDFSYISSPDDVYVSTAQIRNFGLKTGDTVRGIVRLPKEGEKYFSLLKPTEVNGRDLAFIKDRVAFEYLTPLFPEEKFNLAGKGATMATRIVDLIAPIGKGQRAMIVAQPKTGKTMLLKDIANSIAANHPEVYMMVLLIDERPEEVTDMERSVNAEVIASTFDEAADKHVKVANLVLAKAQRMVECGHDVVILLDSITRLARAYNTVTPASGKVLSGGVDANALHKPKRFFGAARKIEGGGSLTIIATALIDTGSKMDEVIFEEFKGTGNMELQLDRKIANRRIYPAIDLVASSTRRDDLLLDEVTSQRMWILRKYLSEMNPIEAMEFVSKNIKGTLNNEEFLMSMNK
- a CDS encoding DUF1801 domain-containing protein, producing MNPIQEYFYRIEEPERSTLLFLRKKILESDTEYITETLSFGLPFFKYKKKMLCYLYYSKKHKQHYISFYHGDRLDHPLLLQEGRKKFKILLIDMEEDLPVELILELINEVKKYIR
- a CDS encoding IS5 family transposase, with translation MLGKIREDLQQNLFKTRLTELINMEHPVVKLAGEISWDKMESEFEKLFSENGRPSIAIRKIAGMLLLKEMFKESDESVIERWIENAYWQYFTGETFFQTEQPFDPSNFVHFRKRIGDKGLEFLLGQSVSLHPKAKTEDEVQVDTTVQEKNITFPTDAKLAKKVIDNCRKIAEKESVVQRQSYRRVSKQLLRDAFFGHHPRRQKKAKMARKKLRTIGKRVLRELERKLPKDVLKGYEDVFKIYLKALTQERTTKDKIYSLHEPQVACIAKGKSGKAYEFGTKVAVVRGRKTGIISSVKRFSGNPHDSKTLEESLAQSERVRKSVGGTRPTKATTDRGFKGIKEVEGTAILLPAKKEKTKYGQQVARLRFRARAAIEPCISHLKRNHSLGLNFLKGVAGDINNALLAGIGYNLKMRLNQIKQQILLWLELVLRIFLGKYNFQSQKTAF
- a CDS encoding DUF4293 family protein, which gives rise to MLQRIQTIWTFLAVLAAVFLFVTGQDVIISDSIPVLNIGCVVLVLVGLLSVFSFKNRKRQILLNNISIIINALLIGVLIYWLLKLSGGVQIPEKGIEPIFPLIAIICLIISNIYIKKDERLVKSVDRLR
- a CDS encoding superoxide dismutase, with product MSFELPKLGYAYDALEPTIDAKTMEIHHTKHHQAYIDNLNNAIKGTDLEGKTIEEICQTGTDKLAVRNNGGGHFNHSLFWEILTPGGSNEPVGNVKSAIEAYGGLEKFKSDFSDAAKTRFGSGWAWLVKNADGSVSVSSTPNQDNPLMPVADVKGTPVLGLDVWEHAYYLNYQNRRPDYVAAFFSVVNWDKVEELFNK